Part of the Methanobacterium paludis genome is shown below.
CTGGATAAAGTTGCAGAAGAATTATTAAATTATTATATACCTGAAAAAAAGGATTTAAAAGCTGCAGAAACCCGTTTTTATAATCTTTTAAACGGTTTAAAATCTGATTTAAAGATTAAACATAAACCTGAATCTGATAAATCAGCAAATTTCGATTACAAACCATCAAAAACCGATGTTGGGGTTTACATGGATAACCTTGAAACACTGACTGCCGCATGTAAAGGAGGGTGCAAGCGTGTTTATTTTGAGCCTCATTCCACGTATTCCAACTTTAAAAACAGCAATCCGGATGAAAAGTATATTGCAAGGTATTTTGAAGATATTTTTGAATTGTTAAGAAAAGCTGGAACAATTTGCAGTGAGATGAATGTTGATTTAATCTGGAAATTGCCTAACATAACTTCCCAATCATATTTAGATCATACAACTCCTTTAATCAATAAACTATCTGATTTGAACGTTTCTGGAGTGATGGTGGATGGTATTGGTGCTGCAGAAGCTATAAAAACCCAAAATAATAAGATTGAAATCTATGGATCCACCGGACTGAATGTGTGGAACCATTTGATAGCCGAGCAATTATCAAAGACATCAAACGATCCACCAAAAAATCCAGGGATAACTTTTAAAAGCATTACTGTATCCCCTGAACTTTCAAAAAATGAAATTAAAAGGTTAATTTCAACTTCCCACACAAAAAACATTCCAACTTCCTTTGAACTTTTAGTACAAGGAAATATTGAATCAATGGTTACTGAAGACTGTCTTCCACTTATAAACCCTAAAAGTAATGGTTTGAAAATGTATGATGCTAAAAAGGAGTTTATAGGGATAATAGATGCTAAAAAACGTGTTTTTCCAGTTAATACAAATTACAACGGTAGAACCCATATATTGAATGCGGTTGAACTGTGTTTAGTAGATTACATGCCATCAATACTTCGTATGGGGATTAATTCGGTTGTAATTGATGCACGAGGCAAACCCCCAAGTTATGCACTTGAAATGGCAGCAATTTACAGTAATGCCGTTGAAAAAACTGAAAAAGGTAATGAATTAAAAAAGACCCTTAATATGCTTAAAAATAATGTTAAAAAAATTTCAACAGGCGGGATAACAACTGGAAACTTCATACGCGGAGTTAAATGACATTACAGGCCCATAAAAGTTAACACTAACTTGACTTAATCTCTGAAAATTTCAAAAAAATATGAGCAATAAATGGAGGGGAAGGATTATGAAAAGAGATGTTATCAGAATTAATGAAGAAAAGTGTACAGGTTGCGGGGATTGTATTCCAGGGTGTCCTGAGGGAGCTTTACAGGTTATTGACGGGAAAGCAAGGCTTATAAGTGATTTGTTCTGTGATGGTTTAGGAGCCTGTATTGGAACTTGCCCACAGGGAGCTATAGAAGTTGAACAAAGAGAAGCTGAGCCTTATGATGAGAATAGGGTTATGGAAAATATTGTAAAAGCTGGTCCCAACGTCATAAAAGCTCATTTAAAACATCTTAATGATCATGGTCAGATGGAATTTCTTAATCAAGCTGTTAGCTTTTTAAAGGAAAAAAATATTGAAATTCCTGATTATGAAGAAGAAAGCCCATTACCCTCCAGTTGTCCTGGTTCAACAATGAGGGATTTAAGTGAAAGTAAACTGGAAAGCAGCAATCAACCACAGATTTTCGGCGCAGAACTTAGAAACTGGCCCGTACAGTTACAGCTTTTAAACCCAAATGCACCTTATTTAAAAAATGCAGATTTATTAATAGCAGCAGACTGTGCACCATTTGCTTATGCTAATTTCCATCAAAGATTCTTAAAAGATAAGGTTTTAATAATCCTTTGTCCGAAACTGGATAAGACCATAGATCAATACGTGGATAAATTAGCTGAAATTTTTCAGAAGCAGGAAATAAAGTCAATCTCAATTGTGCATATGGAAGTTCCATGCTGCTCAGGTATTGAGACTATAGTTAAAAGAGCGTTAGAAAAAGCTGAAAAGAACATAATTATCAAAGATTACACAATTTCGATAAACGGTGAGATAATATAAAAAGAATAAATAAAATTAAGATTTAAATCAATTTCAGAGCAAATATTTGCTCATCAAAGAACTCCAATCATTTTCAGCCCTATGTAAAACATTAAAGCCATGTAAATATATTTTAACTGCTTTTCTGGGAGTTTATGGGATACTTTAACCCCCACCTGTGCCATTGGAATGCTTGCACCTGCAAGCAGGACAAGTTGAAGGATGTTTATGTAACCAACGGAATATGGGGGCAGTCCAGTGGCGTTCATACCACCTAAGATATATGCCACTATTCCGCCAATGGATGTGAAGATTATAACTGCACTGGATGTTCCAACGGCTTTGTGGGCGCCAAACCCCATTAAAATAATGAGAATTGGTACCATTAGAATTCCACCACCTATTCCAAGAAGTCCTGCTGCAAAACCTGCTGCAAAACCCCAAAAAATATAAGATAATGATCCTTTTTTAGGTTCTTCCCCTGTTTCAGGGTACCTTGCAACTACCATCCATAAAGCCGCTGCAAGAACCAGGAACCCAAAAAGAAATCTTAAAATATCACCCGGCACGTTTGATGCAGTTATTCCTCCTATAAATGCCCCTATAATTCCAGCAACACCCATAAACATTGCTGGACGTCTTAAAACCGCCCCACGACGCATATGACCCAGTGTTCCACTTAAGGCTGTTGGCAGTATCACAGCAAGGCTTGTACCAAAGGCAATTCTTATTGCAATTGTTGGATCAACACCAATGGCTGTCAAGAGGAAAAACTGGACAGGAACCATTATAAAACCTCCCCCAACACCGAGAAGTCCGGATGCAAATCCAACAAATGTACCCGTGATTAACAAAATGACGATGTAAACTAAAAACTCCATATTATACCCTTTACCATCCAATCTTAATTTAGTTTATTAAAAATTATTCAATGCAATTAAAAAAATTATTTAATCCCGGGTACTCTATTGTAAAGTAATATAAATTTCCCAGAAAATGTTTCTACTATTTTTTGCAGCAGTTATAAGATGTTGACAGCATGAAAGACGATGGGCCAAAACAGAGCATATAATGCTGAAAATGGAGAGATCAATTAAAAATAAGCAATTAAAAACTTCTCACATGCTGTCTCTAAAACCATTTATACACCAATGGAAATAGTACCCTAAACCGGATGTAAGTATAAAAAAATTAAGGGTATTATCCTAATAATACTAATGGTGATAAAGTGGATCTCATGGAAATAAAGGGCATAGGCGACAGACTGGCCGATAAAATTATTAAAAGCTTTGGAGGAAGAGAAGAATTTCTCAAAGCTGTGAAAAATTTTGAAGTGGACCGCATCGCAGGAATAGAAGGTGTGAGTCAACACAGGGCCATTGAAATTGTCAACTCTGTGCTGGGAAATCCCACCGAAGAATTTTTAAAAACTGAAAGAGCCGTTCAGATATATGATGATATTGTTGGAAGGATTCTCGGCTTTGCCAGTACCAAGTATGCCAAAAACAGAATTCTCTTGATGAGCCCAATTAAAAATGAAGAGACCATCAAGGAAAGTATGAGTTTTGTGATGCAGGCAAAGTATGCTGCAAGCCATCTTCCCAGAGATGAAATCAAAAGGCTCTTAAAAAAAATAGATCCCACAGATGATCCCAAACCAAAATACGACCCCTCCAAGGCCATTCTCGTGGAGTCGAGTGACGATTACCACCAAATAATAGAACTGGGCCTTAACAGTTACTGTCCAGTAATCACTTCAGAGGAACTTGAAAGCCTCGAAGACTTTGAATTGATAGTTTACGTATATTCTGAGGGTATTATGGAATTTGAAGATGCTTACAATATCACAATGGTGAATAATGAATCTGAAGCATTTGAAATTGTTCCAAACACAGTTCTATCATATTTTAAAGAAAATTATGATCTTCTACGTAATATTTTAAAAATAAAAGAAATATTAGGAAGAAAATCCATAATCAAAGAAGTTCTGGATATCTTAGACTCTCTGGAATCTGTTGATGTTGATGAGACTGTTTTTGACAGAGCAATTGAATCTTCAAAGGAAAAAGCAGATTTAAAACTTAAAGATGCCATTAAAAAAGTTGATCTTAAAGGAGATGAAGTTTTAAACCTTTTAAATGAGGAAATGCCCGGCAAGATCCAGAAAATATTCGACGAAGTAATGAAAGATGCAAGAGATGAGATTAAAGAAGAAACTGGATGCGCCTTCGACCCATTTATTCAAAAATATCCTGTTGAAATAGACTACTCTGAGCTAGAAAGAATTAAAAAACAGGAAATGTCCAAAAAACAGGTAACAACATTTGAAGAAGAAGTTAAGGCAGCTTCAATCATCTCAAAATTTAAAGTGGATGTTGAATCTGAGATCCAGGAAATTCTCCTTTTTGACTATGAATTCGCCTTGGGATGTTTTGCTTACTATTACGACCTCCATACACCCACTATTGGAGATGGATTCAGATTTAAAGAAGGATTACACCTCAATTTAGCCTTAATTAATGATAAAAATATCCAAAAAATTGATTATCAACTTGAATCTCCTGAAAACGTGGTTCTTCTGACCGGTGCAAACAGTGGAGGTAAAACAACCCTTCTCGAGACATTAGCCCAAATATCAATCATGGCCCAAATGGGTCTGCCTGTCTGCGCACAGGAAGCCCAGGTAAAACTCGTTGATGAAGTTTACTTCTTCTCTAAAAAGCATTCACTTGATGCAGGAGCTTTTGAATCATTTTTAAGGACCTTCATGCCAATTGTCACCCGCGAAGAGGATAAATTAATTCTTCTGGATGAACTTGAAGCCATAACCGAACTTGAAGCTGCCGTTAAAATCATATCCAGCTTCATGGACTTCGTTCATGATTCTGAATCCTTTGCAATCATTGTAACCCATATGGCCCGTGAAATTTTGAAATACACCGATGTAAGAGTGGATGGAATCGAAGCCAAAGGACTTGATGCAGACTACAACCTGATTGTGGATAGAACACCAAGAATGAACCATTTAGCAAAAAGTACACCTGAATTGATACTTCGAAGGATGTATGAGAAGTCCGACGGCAAGCTCCAGAAGATCTATGAGCGTATCTTGGAGAAGTTTTAATAACAGTTTGATATGCTT
Proteins encoded:
- a CDS encoding ATP-binding protein; translated protein: MKRDVIRINEEKCTGCGDCIPGCPEGALQVIDGKARLISDLFCDGLGACIGTCPQGAIEVEQREAEPYDENRVMENIVKAGPNVIKAHLKHLNDHGQMEFLNQAVSFLKEKNIEIPDYEEESPLPSSCPGSTMRDLSESKLESSNQPQIFGAELRNWPVQLQLLNPNAPYLKNADLLIAADCAPFAYANFHQRFLKDKVLIILCPKLDKTIDQYVDKLAEIFQKQEIKSISIVHMEVPCCSGIETIVKRALEKAEKNIIIKDYTISINGEII
- a CDS encoding sulfite exporter TauE/SafE family protein; translation: MEFLVYIVILLITGTFVGFASGLLGVGGGFIMVPVQFFLLTAIGVDPTIAIRIAFGTSLAVILPTALSGTLGHMRRGAVLRRPAMFMGVAGIIGAFIGGITASNVPGDILRFLFGFLVLAAALWMVVARYPETGEEPKKGSLSYIFWGFAAGFAAGLLGIGGGILMVPILIILMGFGAHKAVGTSSAVIIFTSIGGIVAYILGGMNATGLPPYSVGYINILQLVLLAGASIPMAQVGVKVSHKLPEKQLKYIYMALMFYIGLKMIGVL
- a CDS encoding MutS-related protein — encoded protein: MEIKGIGDRLADKIIKSFGGREEFLKAVKNFEVDRIAGIEGVSQHRAIEIVNSVLGNPTEEFLKTERAVQIYDDIVGRILGFASTKYAKNRILLMSPIKNEETIKESMSFVMQAKYAASHLPRDEIKRLLKKIDPTDDPKPKYDPSKAILVESSDDYHQIIELGLNSYCPVITSEELESLEDFELIVYVYSEGIMEFEDAYNITMVNNESEAFEIVPNTVLSYFKENYDLLRNILKIKEILGRKSIIKEVLDILDSLESVDVDETVFDRAIESSKEKADLKLKDAIKKVDLKGDEVLNLLNEEMPGKIQKIFDEVMKDARDEIKEETGCAFDPFIQKYPVEIDYSELERIKKQEMSKKQVTTFEEEVKAASIISKFKVDVESEIQEILLFDYEFALGCFAYYYDLHTPTIGDGFRFKEGLHLNLALINDKNIQKIDYQLESPENVVLLTGANSGGKTTLLETLAQISIMAQMGLPVCAQEAQVKLVDEVYFFSKKHSLDAGAFESFLRTFMPIVTREEDKLILLDELEAITELEAAVKIISSFMDFVHDSESFAIIVTHMAREILKYTDVRVDGIEAKGLDADYNLIVDRTPRMNHLAKSTPELILRRMYEKSDGKLQKIYERILEKF